A region of Trichoplusia ni isolate ovarian cell line Hi5 chromosome 21, tn1, whole genome shotgun sequence DNA encodes the following proteins:
- the LOC113504251 gene encoding UDP-glucuronosyltransferase 1-7C-like: MLRTTLLIIACLQSTSLLVDSARILGIFPIPSLSHQVVFRALMLELAKRGHELVIITPNPALAKDRPQDNVTEIDTGQAYELIAEMMKQAAGLNQFKRGVVMDADAMISMDSAEGILQLVSFQFEFPEVKKLLEDKSQKFDLVFVEGISNYALIVSHIFKAPAILFSSFYGFPEHLETMGAVSWHPIYYPNFYRNKYKNLTIWEKIKETHLEYKIYQLVKKTQQFEDAMLKKNFGPDAPTIADLKKNVQMLFLNSHPIFNNNRPVPPSIIHLGALHLQPPKDIPQDLKSYLDSSTRGVVYVSFGTNVRPSQMDEDLLDAFLDGFEACPYDILWKFDGDNLKRIPKNVKIQKWFPQRDMLFHKNIKAFVTQGGLQSSDEAIDAAVPLVGIPMLGDQWYNVNKYVELGIGEQLDALTLTADILTSTIKKVIENKGYKENMVRVRNLMKDQPQTPLERAVWWTEHVLKHGGQHLRAPTFNITWSEYFMTDVMLTLLSVLAALITIVLFLSCKLWRAIKGPVKVKQS; the protein is encoded by the exons ATGTTGCGGACTACTTTGTTGATTATCGCCTGCCTCCAATCAACTTCGCTGCTGGTTGACTCCGCGAGGATATTAGGTATATTTCCTATACCGTCTTTAAGTCACCAAGTTGTATTCAGGGCGCTGATGCTAGAATTGGCTAAGCGTGGCCATGAACTTGTCATTATAACGCCAAATCCTGCCCTCGCAAAAGACAGGCCACAAGACAATGTCACAGAAATCGACACTGGTCAAGCCTACGAGCTTATAGCAGAAATGATGAAGCAAGCAGCAGGATTGAATCAGTTCAAGAGAGGTGTCGTGATGGACGCGGACGCTATGATCAGCATGGATTCAGCGGAGGGAATACTACAACTAGTATCGTTTCAATTTGAGTTTCCCGAAGTGAAAAAACTCTTAGAAGATAAGAGCCAAAAATTTGATCTAGTGTTTGTTGAAGGTATCTCAAATTATGCATTAATAGTGTCTCATATATTTAAAGCCCCAGCTATTCTTTTCTCTTCATTTTATGGGTTTCCCGAACACTTAGAAACGATGGGAGCAGTATCGTGGCACCCAATTTATTACCCTAATTTctatagaaacaaatataaaaatcttacgATCTgggaaaaaattaaagaaactcATTTAGAATACAAGATTTACCAATTGGttaaaaaaactcaacaatTTGAAGATGCAATGCTTAAGAAAAATTTTGGACCTGATGCACCAACAATTGCGGATCTAAAGAAAAACGTACAAATGCTCTTTTTGAATTCACACCCTATATTTAACAACAATCGTCCTGTTCCACCGAGCATAATACATTTAGGTGCGCTACATTTGCAACCACCGAAAGACATACCACAG GATTTAAAATCTTACCTGGACAGTTCGACTCGTGGGGTGGTGTACGTCAGTTTTGGTACAAATGTGCGACCGTCACAGATGGACGAAGATCTACTTGATGCATTTCTGGACGGCTTTGAAGCTTGTCCATATGACATTTTATGGAAGTTTGATGGCGACAACTTAAAAAGAATTCCTAAAAACGTCAAGATACAAAAATGGTTCCCGCAAAGAGATATGTTAT TCCACAAAAACATTAAGGCCTTCGTGACTCAAGGAGGTTTACAGTCATCCGATGAGGCTATAGACGCTGCTGTGCCTCTTGTGGGAATTCCAATGTTGGGAGATCAGTGGTACAATGTTAACAAGTACGTGGAACTTGGGATTGGAGAGCAACTAGACGCCCTCACACTGACAGCAGATATCCTGACTAGTACAATTAAAAAAGTGATAGAAAACAAGGG ATACAAAGAAAACATGGTGCGTGTGCGAAATTTAATGAAAGACCAGCCGCAGACTCCCTTGGAACGCGCGGTGTGGTGGACTGAGCACGTGCTGAAGCACGGCGGCCAGCACCTGCGGGCGCCGACGTTCAACATCACTTGGAGCGAGTACTTCATGACGGATGTCATGTTAACACTACTTAGTGTTCTCGCCGCTCTAATAACTATTGTGTTATTTCTGTCTTGTAAACTCTGGAGAGCGATTAAGGGACCCGTAAAGGTGAAACAAAGTTAA
- the LOC113504112 gene encoding protein angel isoform X2 — MRDTIRKVDGYLAFTCEKVSKAHVRRFSQLNCKRKTCGTGCTDVPLLAQFHLSLQLRQHSHGKKRLKIKIPPLNANECKRHKPMSDPLQPTFTHASYGGQFEVSTEHDPLEEWRRQTGEAASSGEGRTPRPIPQDFRVWEPVGTGFDPRQGSGFKFKVLSYNLLAQYLLECHPYLYTDCSSHDLKWKVRASRLYDEITSLAPDILCFQEVQATHLQSFYSKFEEIGYYGIFKQKTGHRQDGCAIYFKKSLFDLKEHISVEFFQPELPILNRDNIGIMVKLTPRGLPGCPMVVATTHLLYNPKRTDVRLAQMQVFLAEIDRFAYYDNGRESGHVPIILTGDFNSTPDSAVIKLLDRGNVSASPFRDSSDWRRIGVTDNCQHLSVILNRQEGRQTDYTNIKIFNSEYCVDGHIACGQAAASTDQFSGMFNSGIIGHSLNLASVYQTYRDGDYTATTFQDYWVTVDYIYFSYCNTLRLVERLRLPSTKECDVLGRLPNHVYGSDHLALAALFELNIFKSTL, encoded by the exons ATGAGAGACACGATACGAAAGGTCGATGG ATATTTAGCGTTTACATGTGAGAAGGTTAGCAAGGCACATGTAAGGAGATTTTCACAATTGAATTGTAAAAGGAAGACATGTGGCACGGGTTGTACAGACGTACCGTTACTAGCACAATTCCATTTGAGTCTTCAGTTACGTCAACACAGCCACGGCAAGAAACGTTTGAAAATTAAGATACCACCTTTGAATGCCAACGAATGTAAGAGACACAAGCCAATGAGTGATCCTCTGCAACCTACCTTTACCCACGCCAGTTATGGAGGACAGTTTGAAGT TAGTACAGAGCATGATCCGCTGGAGGAGTGGCGGCGGCAAACGGGTGAGGCGGCGTCTTCCGGCGAAGGTCGCACGCCTCGCCCTATACCACAGGACTTTAGAGTATGGGAACCTGTCGGAACTGGCTTCGATCCAAGACAAG GTTCCGGATTCAAGTTCAAAGTGCTGTCGTACAACTTGTTGGCGCAGTATCTGCTAGAATGCCACCCGTACTTGTACACCGATTGTTCGTCGCACGACCTGAAATGGAAAGTCAGGGCGTCGCGCCTATACGACGAGATTACCAGCTTAGCACCTGAT ATACTATGTTTCCAAGAAGTACAAGCAACACACTTACAAAGCTTTTACTCCAAATTTGAGGAGATCGGCTACTACGGCATATTCAAACAGAAAACGGGCCATCGACAAGACGGCTGTGCGATCTACTTCAAGAAGTCTTTATTTGATCTTAAGGAACATATTAGT GTGGAATTCTTCCAGCCAGAGTTGCCGATATTGAATCGTGATAACATAGGTATAATGGTAAAGCTGACGCCGCGCGGTCTGCCAGGCTGTCCGATGGTGGTGGCTACTACCCATCTGTTGTACAACCCGAAGAGGACAGATGTCAGGCTCGCACAGATGCAAGTCTTCCTTGCCGAGATCGATCGCTTTGCTTATTATGATAATGGAAGAGA atcTGGCCATGTGCCAATAATACTGACCGGAGACTTCAACTCAACCCCCGACAGTGCTGTTATTAAGCTATTAGATAGAGGCAATGTCAG TGCAAGTCCATTCCGGGACAGCTCCGACTGGCGGCGGATAGGCGTGACGGACAATTGCCAACACCTGTCAGTTATACTGAACAGGCAGGAGGGACGTCAGACTGACTACACTAACATAAAG ATATTCAACTCTGAGTACTGCGTGGATGGCCACATCGCTTGCGGCCAGGCGGCGGCCAGCACGGACCAGTTCAGCGGCATGTTCAACAGCGGCATCATCGGGCACTCGCTCAATCTCGCCTCCGTCTACCAGACGTACAGAGACGGAGACTACACGGCCACTACCTTCCAAGACTACTGGGTCACCGTTGACTATATCTATTTCAG tTACTGCAATACGTTGCGGTTGGTAGAACGTCTTCGCTTGCCGTCCACCAAGGAGTGCGACGTGCTGGGTCGCCTCCCCAACCACGTGTACGGCTCCGACCACCTCGCGCTCGCCGCACTCTTCGAGCTCAACATTTTCAAGTCCACCCTATAA
- the LOC113504112 gene encoding protein angel isoform X4 has translation MVLFVCIYLAFTCEKVSKAHVRRFSQLNCKRKTCGTGCTDVPLLAQFHLSLQLRQHSHGKKRLKIKIPPLNANECKRHKPMSDPLQPTFTHASYGGQFEVSTEHDPLEEWRRQTGEAASSGEGRTPRPIPQDFRVWEPVGTGFDPRQGSGFKFKVLSYNLLAQYLLECHPYLYTDCSSHDLKWKVRASRLYDEITSLAPDILCFQEVQATHLQSFYSKFEEIGYYGIFKQKTGHRQDGCAIYFKKSLFDLKEHISVEFFQPELPILNRDNIGIMVKLTPRGLPGCPMVVATTHLLYNPKRTDVRLAQMQVFLAEIDRFAYYDNGRESGHVPIILTGDFNSTPDSAVIKLLDRGNVSASPFRDSSDWRRIGVTDNCQHLSVILNRQEGRQTDYTNIKIFNSEYCVDGHIACGQAAASTDQFSGMFNSGIIGHSLNLASVYQTYRDGDYTATTFQDYWVTVDYIYFSYCNTLRLVERLRLPSTKECDVLGRLPNHVYGSDHLALAALFELNIFKSTL, from the exons ATGGTTTTGTTTGTATGCAT ATATTTAGCGTTTACATGTGAGAAGGTTAGCAAGGCACATGTAAGGAGATTTTCACAATTGAATTGTAAAAGGAAGACATGTGGCACGGGTTGTACAGACGTACCGTTACTAGCACAATTCCATTTGAGTCTTCAGTTACGTCAACACAGCCACGGCAAGAAACGTTTGAAAATTAAGATACCACCTTTGAATGCCAACGAATGTAAGAGACACAAGCCAATGAGTGATCCTCTGCAACCTACCTTTACCCACGCCAGTTATGGAGGACAGTTTGAAGT TAGTACAGAGCATGATCCGCTGGAGGAGTGGCGGCGGCAAACGGGTGAGGCGGCGTCTTCCGGCGAAGGTCGCACGCCTCGCCCTATACCACAGGACTTTAGAGTATGGGAACCTGTCGGAACTGGCTTCGATCCAAGACAAG GTTCCGGATTCAAGTTCAAAGTGCTGTCGTACAACTTGTTGGCGCAGTATCTGCTAGAATGCCACCCGTACTTGTACACCGATTGTTCGTCGCACGACCTGAAATGGAAAGTCAGGGCGTCGCGCCTATACGACGAGATTACCAGCTTAGCACCTGAT ATACTATGTTTCCAAGAAGTACAAGCAACACACTTACAAAGCTTTTACTCCAAATTTGAGGAGATCGGCTACTACGGCATATTCAAACAGAAAACGGGCCATCGACAAGACGGCTGTGCGATCTACTTCAAGAAGTCTTTATTTGATCTTAAGGAACATATTAGT GTGGAATTCTTCCAGCCAGAGTTGCCGATATTGAATCGTGATAACATAGGTATAATGGTAAAGCTGACGCCGCGCGGTCTGCCAGGCTGTCCGATGGTGGTGGCTACTACCCATCTGTTGTACAACCCGAAGAGGACAGATGTCAGGCTCGCACAGATGCAAGTCTTCCTTGCCGAGATCGATCGCTTTGCTTATTATGATAATGGAAGAGA atcTGGCCATGTGCCAATAATACTGACCGGAGACTTCAACTCAACCCCCGACAGTGCTGTTATTAAGCTATTAGATAGAGGCAATGTCAG TGCAAGTCCATTCCGGGACAGCTCCGACTGGCGGCGGATAGGCGTGACGGACAATTGCCAACACCTGTCAGTTATACTGAACAGGCAGGAGGGACGTCAGACTGACTACACTAACATAAAG ATATTCAACTCTGAGTACTGCGTGGATGGCCACATCGCTTGCGGCCAGGCGGCGGCCAGCACGGACCAGTTCAGCGGCATGTTCAACAGCGGCATCATCGGGCACTCGCTCAATCTCGCCTCCGTCTACCAGACGTACAGAGACGGAGACTACACGGCCACTACCTTCCAAGACTACTGGGTCACCGTTGACTATATCTATTTCAG tTACTGCAATACGTTGCGGTTGGTAGAACGTCTTCGCTTGCCGTCCACCAAGGAGTGCGACGTGCTGGGTCGCCTCCCCAACCACGTGTACGGCTCCGACCACCTCGCGCTCGCCGCACTCTTCGAGCTCAACATTTTCAAGTCCACCCTATAA
- the LOC113504112 gene encoding protein angel isoform X1 — translation MLKLTNSFYRYLAFTCEKVSKAHVRRFSQLNCKRKTCGTGCTDVPLLAQFHLSLQLRQHSHGKKRLKIKIPPLNANECKRHKPMSDPLQPTFTHASYGGQFEVSTEHDPLEEWRRQTGEAASSGEGRTPRPIPQDFRVWEPVGTGFDPRQGSGFKFKVLSYNLLAQYLLECHPYLYTDCSSHDLKWKVRASRLYDEITSLAPDILCFQEVQATHLQSFYSKFEEIGYYGIFKQKTGHRQDGCAIYFKKSLFDLKEHISVEFFQPELPILNRDNIGIMVKLTPRGLPGCPMVVATTHLLYNPKRTDVRLAQMQVFLAEIDRFAYYDNGRESGHVPIILTGDFNSTPDSAVIKLLDRGNVSASPFRDSSDWRRIGVTDNCQHLSVILNRQEGRQTDYTNIKIFNSEYCVDGHIACGQAAASTDQFSGMFNSGIIGHSLNLASVYQTYRDGDYTATTFQDYWVTVDYIYFSYCNTLRLVERLRLPSTKECDVLGRLPNHVYGSDHLALAALFELNIFKSTL, via the exons ATGCTGAAATTGACAAACAGTTTTTACAGATATTTAGCGTTTACATGTGAGAAGGTTAGCAAGGCACATGTAAGGAGATTTTCACAATTGAATTGTAAAAGGAAGACATGTGGCACGGGTTGTACAGACGTACCGTTACTAGCACAATTCCATTTGAGTCTTCAGTTACGTCAACACAGCCACGGCAAGAAACGTTTGAAAATTAAGATACCACCTTTGAATGCCAACGAATGTAAGAGACACAAGCCAATGAGTGATCCTCTGCAACCTACCTTTACCCACGCCAGTTATGGAGGACAGTTTGAAGT TAGTACAGAGCATGATCCGCTGGAGGAGTGGCGGCGGCAAACGGGTGAGGCGGCGTCTTCCGGCGAAGGTCGCACGCCTCGCCCTATACCACAGGACTTTAGAGTATGGGAACCTGTCGGAACTGGCTTCGATCCAAGACAAG GTTCCGGATTCAAGTTCAAAGTGCTGTCGTACAACTTGTTGGCGCAGTATCTGCTAGAATGCCACCCGTACTTGTACACCGATTGTTCGTCGCACGACCTGAAATGGAAAGTCAGGGCGTCGCGCCTATACGACGAGATTACCAGCTTAGCACCTGAT ATACTATGTTTCCAAGAAGTACAAGCAACACACTTACAAAGCTTTTACTCCAAATTTGAGGAGATCGGCTACTACGGCATATTCAAACAGAAAACGGGCCATCGACAAGACGGCTGTGCGATCTACTTCAAGAAGTCTTTATTTGATCTTAAGGAACATATTAGT GTGGAATTCTTCCAGCCAGAGTTGCCGATATTGAATCGTGATAACATAGGTATAATGGTAAAGCTGACGCCGCGCGGTCTGCCAGGCTGTCCGATGGTGGTGGCTACTACCCATCTGTTGTACAACCCGAAGAGGACAGATGTCAGGCTCGCACAGATGCAAGTCTTCCTTGCCGAGATCGATCGCTTTGCTTATTATGATAATGGAAGAGA atcTGGCCATGTGCCAATAATACTGACCGGAGACTTCAACTCAACCCCCGACAGTGCTGTTATTAAGCTATTAGATAGAGGCAATGTCAG TGCAAGTCCATTCCGGGACAGCTCCGACTGGCGGCGGATAGGCGTGACGGACAATTGCCAACACCTGTCAGTTATACTGAACAGGCAGGAGGGACGTCAGACTGACTACACTAACATAAAG ATATTCAACTCTGAGTACTGCGTGGATGGCCACATCGCTTGCGGCCAGGCGGCGGCCAGCACGGACCAGTTCAGCGGCATGTTCAACAGCGGCATCATCGGGCACTCGCTCAATCTCGCCTCCGTCTACCAGACGTACAGAGACGGAGACTACACGGCCACTACCTTCCAAGACTACTGGGTCACCGTTGACTATATCTATTTCAG tTACTGCAATACGTTGCGGTTGGTAGAACGTCTTCGCTTGCCGTCCACCAAGGAGTGCGACGTGCTGGGTCGCCTCCCCAACCACGTGTACGGCTCCGACCACCTCGCGCTCGCCGCACTCTTCGAGCTCAACATTTTCAAGTCCACCCTATAA
- the LOC113504112 gene encoding protein angel isoform X3 — protein sequence MLKLTNSFYRYLAFTCEKVSKAHVRRFSQLNCKRKTCGTGCTDVPLLAQFHLSLQLRQHSHGKKRLKIKIPPLNANECKRHKPMSDPLQPTFTHASYGGQFEVTEHDPLEEWRRQTGEAASSGEGRTPRPIPQDFRVWEPVGTGFDPRQGSGFKFKVLSYNLLAQYLLECHPYLYTDCSSHDLKWKVRASRLYDEITSLAPDILCFQEVQATHLQSFYSKFEEIGYYGIFKQKTGHRQDGCAIYFKKSLFDLKEHISVEFFQPELPILNRDNIGIMVKLTPRGLPGCPMVVATTHLLYNPKRTDVRLAQMQVFLAEIDRFAYYDNGRESGHVPIILTGDFNSTPDSAVIKLLDRGNVSASPFRDSSDWRRIGVTDNCQHLSVILNRQEGRQTDYTNIKIFNSEYCVDGHIACGQAAASTDQFSGMFNSGIIGHSLNLASVYQTYRDGDYTATTFQDYWVTVDYIYFSYCNTLRLVERLRLPSTKECDVLGRLPNHVYGSDHLALAALFELNIFKSTL from the exons ATGCTGAAATTGACAAACAGTTTTTACAGATATTTAGCGTTTACATGTGAGAAGGTTAGCAAGGCACATGTAAGGAGATTTTCACAATTGAATTGTAAAAGGAAGACATGTGGCACGGGTTGTACAGACGTACCGTTACTAGCACAATTCCATTTGAGTCTTCAGTTACGTCAACACAGCCACGGCAAGAAACGTTTGAAAATTAAGATACCACCTTTGAATGCCAACGAATGTAAGAGACACAAGCCAATGAGTGATCCTCTGCAACCTACCTTTACCCACGCCAGTTATGGAGGACAGTTTGAAGT TACAGAGCATGATCCGCTGGAGGAGTGGCGGCGGCAAACGGGTGAGGCGGCGTCTTCCGGCGAAGGTCGCACGCCTCGCCCTATACCACAGGACTTTAGAGTATGGGAACCTGTCGGAACTGGCTTCGATCCAAGACAAG GTTCCGGATTCAAGTTCAAAGTGCTGTCGTACAACTTGTTGGCGCAGTATCTGCTAGAATGCCACCCGTACTTGTACACCGATTGTTCGTCGCACGACCTGAAATGGAAAGTCAGGGCGTCGCGCCTATACGACGAGATTACCAGCTTAGCACCTGAT ATACTATGTTTCCAAGAAGTACAAGCAACACACTTACAAAGCTTTTACTCCAAATTTGAGGAGATCGGCTACTACGGCATATTCAAACAGAAAACGGGCCATCGACAAGACGGCTGTGCGATCTACTTCAAGAAGTCTTTATTTGATCTTAAGGAACATATTAGT GTGGAATTCTTCCAGCCAGAGTTGCCGATATTGAATCGTGATAACATAGGTATAATGGTAAAGCTGACGCCGCGCGGTCTGCCAGGCTGTCCGATGGTGGTGGCTACTACCCATCTGTTGTACAACCCGAAGAGGACAGATGTCAGGCTCGCACAGATGCAAGTCTTCCTTGCCGAGATCGATCGCTTTGCTTATTATGATAATGGAAGAGA atcTGGCCATGTGCCAATAATACTGACCGGAGACTTCAACTCAACCCCCGACAGTGCTGTTATTAAGCTATTAGATAGAGGCAATGTCAG TGCAAGTCCATTCCGGGACAGCTCCGACTGGCGGCGGATAGGCGTGACGGACAATTGCCAACACCTGTCAGTTATACTGAACAGGCAGGAGGGACGTCAGACTGACTACACTAACATAAAG ATATTCAACTCTGAGTACTGCGTGGATGGCCACATCGCTTGCGGCCAGGCGGCGGCCAGCACGGACCAGTTCAGCGGCATGTTCAACAGCGGCATCATCGGGCACTCGCTCAATCTCGCCTCCGTCTACCAGACGTACAGAGACGGAGACTACACGGCCACTACCTTCCAAGACTACTGGGTCACCGTTGACTATATCTATTTCAG tTACTGCAATACGTTGCGGTTGGTAGAACGTCTTCGCTTGCCGTCCACCAAGGAGTGCGACGTGCTGGGTCGCCTCCCCAACCACGTGTACGGCTCCGACCACCTCGCGCTCGCCGCACTCTTCGAGCTCAACATTTTCAAGTCCACCCTATAA